One part of the Halostagnicola larsenii XH-48 genome encodes these proteins:
- the allB gene encoding allantoinase AllB: MTVDLVVKHSTIVTPTGRTEDAGVAVDDGSIVAVGETDSLPAADRVVDAGGNVLVPGIIDCHIHNREPGLEYKEDWESATRSAAAGGVTTVVGMPNTDPIIDRPERLELKYERAEASAHVDFQSYAVITSENLDRIRALDEAGVLGYKIFLGSTVGEVPPPSDGEVLEAMKRIAETGKRLGFHEENDEIIEYYERRFKAEGKTEPIHHSHSRPVVAEREAIERTITFAEETGAKIHMFHVSSGTGAEAVARGKARGVDVTAETTPHYLWFTEDVMHEKGNVARVQPPIRDEDERRTLWDVGMNDGTIDCIATDHAPHTDEEKLVDDPFGNTWDAISGFVGLETEVPAMLTFVDEGRLSLEEWVHRHSACPAQVWGMYPQKGSLQIGTDADFTIVDPGREWTLEDRQTLRSKSRVTPFEGETFTGKAVSTIVRGEVVYDDGTLLGDPGHGTRVEPSTDP, translated from the coding sequence ATGACCGTCGATCTCGTGGTGAAACACAGCACCATCGTGACACCGACAGGCCGGACCGAGGATGCCGGGGTCGCCGTCGACGACGGATCGATCGTCGCCGTCGGCGAAACCGATTCACTTCCCGCTGCCGACCGCGTGGTCGATGCTGGCGGGAACGTTCTGGTTCCGGGGATCATCGACTGCCACATTCACAACCGCGAACCGGGACTCGAGTACAAAGAAGACTGGGAATCGGCGACCCGGTCCGCGGCGGCGGGCGGCGTGACCACCGTCGTCGGGATGCCCAACACGGATCCGATCATCGATCGACCGGAACGCCTCGAGTTGAAGTACGAGCGCGCCGAGGCGTCGGCCCACGTCGACTTTCAGAGCTACGCCGTGATTACGTCCGAGAACCTCGATCGCATTCGGGCGCTCGACGAGGCCGGCGTGCTCGGCTACAAGATATTCCTCGGTTCGACCGTCGGCGAGGTGCCACCGCCGTCCGACGGCGAGGTGCTAGAGGCGATGAAACGGATCGCCGAGACCGGAAAGCGCCTCGGATTCCACGAGGAAAACGACGAGATAATCGAGTATTACGAACGCCGGTTCAAAGCCGAGGGCAAAACGGAACCGATCCATCACTCCCACTCTCGTCCGGTCGTCGCCGAACGCGAGGCGATCGAACGCACGATCACGTTCGCAGAAGAAACCGGCGCGAAGATCCACATGTTCCACGTCTCTTCGGGAACCGGTGCCGAAGCCGTCGCGCGCGGAAAAGCCCGCGGCGTGGACGTGACCGCAGAGACGACGCCGCACTACCTCTGGTTCACCGAGGACGTCATGCACGAGAAGGGCAACGTCGCCAGAGTGCAACCGCCGATTCGCGACGAGGACGAACGACGAACGCTCTGGGACGTCGGCATGAACGACGGAACGATCGACTGTATCGCGACCGACCACGCCCCTCACACGGACGAGGAAAAACTGGTCGACGATCCGTTCGGAAACACGTGGGACGCCATCTCGGGTTTCGTCGGCCTCGAGACCGAAGTGCCGGCGATGCTCACCTTCGTCGACGAGGGCCGACTGTCCCTCGAGGAGTGGGTTCATCGCCACTCGGCCTGCCCAGCCCAGGTATGGGGGATGTACCCACAGAAGGGGTCGCTTCAAATCGGCACCGACGCGGACTTTACGATCGTCGATCCGGGTCGCGAGTGGACGCTCGAGGATCGCCAGACGCTTCGCTCGAAATCGCGGGTAACGCCCTTTGAAGGCGAGACGTTCACCGGAAAGGCGGTGTCGACGATCGTTCGCGGCGAAGTCGTTTACGACGACGGAACACTCCTCGGAGACCCCGGCCATGGTACTCGCGTCGAACCGAGTACGGATCCCTAA
- a CDS encoding sugar phosphate isomerase/epimerase family protein: MTQTAVQLYSLRDLDESLPSVIERVGETTFDGVEFANRVPDADVDEIERALDQTGLTPAGAHVGLETLETDLSETVERYSRFGCDTFVVPYLDGDHFESLEAVESTADRLSAVASDLAAHGVDLHYHNHDHEFVACGDQTAMEALLERTDDAVGFELDLGWANVGGVDPVAFLERYADRVSFVHLADAEVGAGTPTELGEGDLDLENCLDAVGRAGIEWGIYEHDQPTDPIQSLSHGAETLEQLR; encoded by the coding sequence ATGACACAAACTGCGGTTCAGTTGTACTCCCTCCGTGATCTCGACGAGTCGCTTCCGTCGGTTATAGAGCGCGTCGGCGAGACCACTTTCGACGGCGTCGAGTTCGCCAATCGAGTCCCCGACGCCGATGTCGATGAAATCGAACGCGCCCTCGATCAGACTGGACTGACACCGGCCGGGGCGCACGTGGGGCTCGAGACGCTCGAAACGGATCTCTCTGAAACGGTCGAGCGGTACTCTCGTTTCGGTTGTGACACCTTCGTAGTACCCTATCTCGACGGCGACCACTTCGAGTCGCTCGAGGCCGTCGAATCCACTGCCGACCGCCTCTCGGCCGTCGCATCGGATCTTGCGGCTCACGGCGTCGACCTCCACTATCACAACCACGATCACGAGTTCGTCGCGTGCGGCGATCAGACGGCGATGGAGGCGTTACTCGAGCGAACCGACGACGCGGTCGGATTCGAACTCGACCTCGGCTGGGCGAACGTCGGCGGCGTCGACCCGGTCGCGTTCCTCGAGCGATACGCAGACCGAGTTTCGTTCGTTCACCTCGCCGACGCCGAGGTGGGGGCAGGAACGCCGACGGAACTCGGTGAGGGTGATCTCGACCTAGAGAACTGTCTCGACGCCGTTGGTCGGGCGGGCATCGAGTGGGGTATTTACGAACACGATCAGCCGACGGATCCGATCCAGTCGCTCTCTCACGGGGCCGAGACGCTCGAGCAACTGCGCTGA
- a CDS encoding NAD-dependent epimerase/dehydratase family protein: MNSPEIRDRTVLVTGGAGFVGSHLVDALAADNDVRVLDDFSSGHRANLPDDVTVIEGDIRDPIALQQAARGVDLIFHEAALVSVTQSVDEPWTSNQTNLDATLLVLEQARQEDARVVLASSAAIYGHPAELPVSERTPPDPTSPYGIQKLAIDQYARLYDELYGLPTVVLRYFNVYGPRQQGPYSGVISTFLEQARSGAPLTIDGDGEQTRDFVHVNDVVRANLLAATTDRTGTAFNIGTGRSTTILELAKLVRGVTDSDSSIVHEPPRSGDVRHSRADISNARQHLEFEPRISLEAGIRSLATTGTLEPDLADAEERQSINSSG; this comes from the coding sequence ATGAACTCACCCGAAATTCGTGACCGGACGGTGTTGGTCACCGGCGGTGCAGGCTTCGTCGGCAGTCACCTCGTCGACGCGCTGGCGGCGGACAACGACGTTCGCGTCCTCGATGACTTCTCGAGCGGGCACCGAGCGAATCTTCCCGACGACGTGACCGTGATCGAGGGTGATATCCGTGATCCGATCGCCCTGCAGCAGGCTGCCCGCGGTGTCGACCTCATCTTTCACGAAGCGGCGCTCGTCAGCGTTACCCAGAGCGTGGACGAACCGTGGACGAGCAATCAAACGAACCTCGACGCAACGCTGCTCGTCCTTGAGCAGGCTCGACAGGAAGACGCGCGCGTCGTGCTCGCCTCGAGTGCGGCGATCTACGGCCATCCGGCGGAACTGCCCGTCTCGGAGCGAACGCCGCCGGATCCAACCTCCCCCTACGGTATCCAGAAACTCGCCATCGACCAGTACGCGCGATTGTACGACGAACTCTACGGACTTCCCACGGTCGTATTGCGGTATTTCAACGTATACGGGCCGCGTCAACAGGGACCCTACAGCGGCGTCATTTCGACGTTCCTCGAGCAAGCCCGGAGCGGCGCACCGCTGACGATCGACGGAGACGGCGAACAGACGCGCGATTTCGTTCACGTCAACGACGTCGTTCGGGCGAACTTGCTGGCTGCGACGACCGACCGGACCGGAACCGCGTTCAACATCGGAACCGGGCGATCGACGACGATTCTCGAACTCGCGAAGCTCGTTCGCGGCGTCACCGACAGCGATTCGTCGATCGTTCACGAACCGCCACGGTCGGGGGACGTTCGTCACAGTCGAGCCGATATCTCGAACGCACGCCAGCACCTCGAATTCGAACCCCGCATCTCACTCGAAGCAGGGATCCGATCGCTTGCAACGACGGGAACGCTCGAGCCGGACCTGGCCGACGCGGAGGAACGCCAATCGATCAACTCGAGCGGGTGA
- a CDS encoding mannonate dehydratase, translated as MDLALVLPPTMDDRWEIATQMGVTDAVVHTLEIGDGRRPTDYDTLLRWKNRFEHAGIDLRVVEGSVPLTDTTRLGKPGRDEEIDEFCRFVRNLGRLDVPVVCYDWMAGVRWARTATSVPSRGGSLTTAYDDAQMRRGPTPDIPPITAEELWENLEYFLERVVPVAEEAGVKLGLHPDDPPREAVRGVPRIINSVEAYERVLDVVDSEHNGITFCQGNFAAMGVDIPSTIRQFGDRINFVHFRDVEGDADAFVETWHDDGPTDMLAAMEAYRDIGFDGPARPDHVPTMTGETNDNPGYETMGRLFAIGYMRGLLEQTSAGEHE; from the coding sequence ATGGATCTCGCACTCGTACTTCCGCCGACGATGGACGATCGCTGGGAAATCGCGACACAGATGGGCGTCACGGACGCCGTCGTCCACACACTCGAGATCGGAGACGGTCGGCGGCCGACGGACTACGATACGCTCTTGCGATGGAAGAACCGCTTCGAACACGCCGGAATCGACCTGCGAGTCGTCGAAGGGAGCGTCCCGCTAACCGATACGACCCGACTCGGAAAGCCCGGCCGAGACGAGGAGATCGACGAGTTCTGTCGGTTCGTTCGGAACCTGGGCCGACTCGACGTGCCCGTCGTCTGTTACGACTGGATGGCCGGGGTTCGCTGGGCACGGACCGCAACCTCGGTGCCGTCTCGAGGCGGGTCGCTCACGACGGCCTACGACGACGCGCAGATGCGCCGCGGGCCGACGCCGGATATTCCGCCGATCACCGCGGAGGAACTCTGGGAAAATCTCGAGTACTTCCTCGAGCGGGTCGTCCCAGTTGCCGAGGAAGCGGGCGTCAAACTCGGGCTTCACCCCGACGACCCGCCGCGCGAGGCGGTTCGGGGCGTTCCACGGATCATCAACAGCGTCGAGGCGTACGAACGCGTCCTCGACGTGGTCGACAGCGAACACAACGGCATCACCTTCTGTCAGGGGAACTTCGCGGCGATGGGCGTCGATATCCCCTCGACGATCCGACAATTTGGCGATCGAATCAATTTCGTCCACTTTCGCGACGTCGAGGGTGACGCCGATGCGTTCGTCGAGACGTGGCACGACGACGGGCCGACTGACATGCTCGCCGCGATGGAGGCCTACCGGGATATCGGCTTCGACGGCCCCGCACGGCCAGATCACGTCCCGACGATGACCGGCGAAACGAACGACAACCCCGGCTACGAGACGATGGGACGGCTATTCGCGATCGGGTACATGCGAGGACTGCTCGAGCAAACCAGCGCTGGCGAACACGAATAA